The Deinococcus misasensis DSM 22328 DNA segment TTGCGGGTGTCGGTGGGCATGACCAGCACCCCCAGCATGGCCTGTTTCAACTCCTCTGGTGAGGCGTTTTTGCTCAGGAAGGCATGTGCTCCAGAGTTCATGGCTTTCTTGCGAAAGGCCGGGGTGTCAAACGCCGTCAGCACCGTGACCCTTGCATGCTGGGTGGCCTCTGGCAAAAATTCCAGACCGTTGCCATCGGGCAGGCTGACATCCAGCAGGATGTGGTCCGCCTGATCCAGCAAGCTGCGGGCCTCTTGCAGGGTGCTGGCCTCCAGAATCCGCGCTTCAGGAAAACTGTCCAACACGAGGCCCCTGAGCCCCGAGCGCACCAATGCATGGTCTTCAATCAGCAGCACCGTAAAACCTTCGTTCACTTCCACCACAATTTCAGCTCCGTTCCCTTTTCCAGAGGTTTGAGGCTCAAATTCCCTCCACGAAAACGCATCTGGGTCTGGCAGAGTTTCAGGCCCAATCCCAACTGCACTTCACCCTGCAAGCCCACCCCATCGTCCTGAATGGTCAGGGAGCCCCTCTGGTACTGCACCCACACCCGATGGGCCTTGCCATGCTTGCTGGAATTCAACAATGCATGCTCAATCAGACGGTAAATCTCCAGTTGATCCGCAGGGGCCACCTGCTCCAATCCTTGCTGCTCCAGTTGCAAACCCAACCCTTCGGCCCGCTCTTCCACAGCGGTTTCCAGCCCCAGAATCTCCACCGCCGGAGGCGCAATGCTCTGAATGCCCTCCCTGAGGGTCTGAATGGCTTCCTGCAGAGCCTGCATTCCGGTTTCCTGTTCCCCTCGGGCCAGAGCCATCCGGCTACCAATCAGGTCTTGCAGCACATGGTCGTGCAACTCACGGGCAATCCGCACCCGTTCCTGTTCTTGCAGCACGGTGATCTGGCTTTCCAGTTCCAGCAAGGTGTTGATCTGCCGGATCGCCTGATCCAGCTCTGGATCCCC contains these protein-coding regions:
- a CDS encoding response regulator transcription factor, whose translation is MNEGFTVLLIEDHALVRSGLRGLVLDSFPEARILEASTLQEARSLLDQADHILLDVSLPDGNGLEFLPEATQHARVTVLTAFDTPAFRKKAMNSGAHAFLSKNASPEELKQAMLGVLVMPTDTRKPDRMSPREQEVFLLIGLGLGNQEICDRLSMDEKTLYTHRRHIQQKLGLRDSQQLLHHAVVYHLDQQNKEKRS
- a CDS encoding sensor histidine kinase, with amino-acid sequence MRRADYRILALLAAFAALGLVPLFRWMAHNLPGIGQYYEAHHTLMDTLLASLAALCGSMATYVLLRKAQAPLERLETRLGDLSSPLAPVGDPELDQAIRQINTLLELESQITVLQEQERVRIARELHDHVLQDLIGSRMALARGEQETGMQALQEAIQTLREGIQSIAPPAVEILGLETAVEERAEGLGLQLEQQGLEQVAPADQLEIYRLIEHALLNSSKHGKAHRVWVQYQRGSLTIQDDGVGLQGEVQLGLGLKLCQTQMRFRGGNLSLKPLEKGTELKLWWK